The following are encoded together in the Deltaproteobacteria bacterium genome:
- a CDS encoding redox-sensing transcriptional repressor Rex yields MKIPAIAISRLSVYARNLAVLDEKGVEVISSGRLADICGVNPAQIRKDLAYFGGFGVRGLGYYVKELLFEIRKILGTDKEWRLGLVGVGNLGLALLRHAPFADRGYTFVAAFDKTPERIGIRIGGIKVEPPKAINHVIEEKGIEIGVIAVKPKWAQEVADTLVRAGIGGILNFAPTKIRCPAHVCIENVDFTLKLDMLCYRLTSGASI; encoded by the coding sequence GTGAAAATACCTGCAATCGCCATCTCACGCCTGTCAGTTTATGCAAGAAATCTTGCCGTATTGGATGAAAAGGGCGTTGAGGTCATTTCCTCGGGGCGTCTGGCCGACATATGCGGGGTCAATCCTGCCCAGATACGCAAGGACCTTGCCTACTTCGGCGGATTCGGAGTCAGAGGCCTCGGCTATTATGTAAAAGAGCTCCTGTTTGAAATCCGCAAGATCTTGGGGACTGATAAAGAATGGCGTTTAGGGCTGGTAGGTGTGGGAAATCTGGGCTTGGCCCTTTTAAGGCATGCCCCGTTCGCGGATAGGGGGTACACTTTTGTGGCGGCATTCGACAAAACCCCGGAAAGGATCGGCATAAGAATAGGAGGCATAAAGGTTGAGCCTCCAAAAGCCATTAATCACGTGATCGAAGAAAAAGGCATCGAGATAGGTGTCATTGCCGTAAAGCCCAAATGGGCTCAAGAAGTCGCGGACACTCTAGTAAGGGCGGGCATTGGCGGCATTCTGAATTTTGCGCCAACCAAGATCAGGTGTCCAGCCCATGTGTGTATCGAAAACGTGGATTTTACTCTCAAATTGGACATGCTCTGTTACAGGCTCACATCAGGAGCTTCTATCTAA
- the atpE gene encoding ATP synthase F0 subunit C, whose translation MFKKLSFSTLGSAFFLLALSTVAYAAGGETAIFGLKYFTVSVFAAGFGIAVAAFGGALGQGMGLKSAVEGIARNPESSGKVTVTMLIGLAMIESLVIYALVISLILIYAHPQSASIAALFGAGH comes from the coding sequence ATGTTCAAGAAACTGTCGTTTTCAACCCTTGGGTCCGCATTTTTTCTGCTTGCCCTTTCCACAGTAGCCTATGCTGCAGGTGGGGAGACGGCCATCTTTGGTCTGAAGTACTTCACGGTATCCGTGTTTGCCGCAGGCTTTGGTATCGCCGTCGCAGCCTTCGGGGGCGCTCTCGGCCAAGGCATGGGACTCAAGAGTGCGGTTGAAGGTATTGCCAGGAATCCGGAGTCCTCTGGTAAGGTGACCGTGACCATGTTGATCGGTCTGGCCATGATCGAGTCTCTGGTTATTTATGCCCTGGTTATTTCCCTGATTCTGATTTATGCACATCCGCAGTCTGCAAGTATCGCGGCGCTGTTTGGCGCTGGTCATTAA
- the atpB gene encoding F0F1 ATP synthase subunit A — protein sequence MEHPILFLVQLFDLVGLGHFAHNYVHVIYTWFVMLLLIVLAYIATRGISMIPTKGQNFFEIVIGGMEEFVVDVTGEEGRRFFPILATVFIYIFVCNLLGLVPGFFPPTAKINTTLSCALVVVPMTHIIGVMYHGPKYIKHFLGPIWWMAPIIFPIELIGHLARILSLSIRLFGNMAGHELVLAILFLLAGAFFAPLPIMALGIFVSLVQAFVFFLLSCMYFAGAMEHAH from the coding sequence ATGGAACATCCAATTCTGTTTCTAGTGCAACTATTTGATCTGGTTGGCCTGGGCCATTTTGCCCACAACTATGTCCACGTGATTTATACATGGTTTGTAATGCTTCTGCTGATTGTCCTTGCATATATTGCCACCAGGGGGATTAGCATGATTCCCACGAAGGGGCAAAACTTCTTCGAGATTGTAATCGGTGGAATGGAAGAGTTCGTTGTTGACGTTACTGGCGAGGAGGGTCGCCGCTTTTTTCCTATTCTTGCCACCGTGTTTATATATATCTTTGTTTGCAATCTTTTGGGCTTGGTTCCAGGGTTTTTCCCGCCTACAGCCAAGATTAATACCACCCTTTCATGCGCTCTGGTGGTGGTTCCCATGACTCACATTATTGGTGTGATGTATCACGGGCCTAAGTACATCAAACACTTTCTGGGGCCTATATGGTGGATGGCGCCTATCATATTTCCTATTGAGCTGATCGGCCACTTGGCCCGCATCCTTTCCCTCAGCATCCGTCTTTTTGGCAATATGGCTGGCCACGAACTGGTTTTGGCCATCCTCTTCCTGCTGGCTGGCGCCTTTTTTGCCCCCCTGCCCATCATGGCTTTGGGTATCTTTGTAAGCCTGGTTCAGGCCTTTGTGTTCTTCTTACTTTCCTGCATGTACTTTGCAGGCGCTATGGAACATGCCCATTAA
- a CDS encoding ATP synthase subunit I, producing MRIERRLLRFITITNWILFCAVTVCGFIFAPGRFAWGILAGGLIVTINFHLLYRSLKRALTPPHVAKTRVVLGKYYIRFLVSVVIIYVLIADHYVNPLGLVIGLSVVITSIFLATVNEIRKIIFREAA from the coding sequence GTGCGCATAGAAAGGAGACTGCTCAGGTTTATTACGATCACTAACTGGATTCTCTTCTGTGCGGTTACTGTCTGTGGTTTTATCTTTGCGCCAGGGCGTTTTGCGTGGGGAATCCTGGCAGGCGGTCTCATTGTTACGATCAACTTTCATCTATTATATCGGTCTCTCAAGAGAGCGCTCACACCACCACATGTGGCCAAAACCAGGGTTGTTTTGGGTAAGTACTATATCCGATTCTTGGTCAGTGTTGTTATAATATATGTGTTGATAGCTGACCATTACGTTAATCCCTTGGGTCTCGTCATTGGTCTTTCTGTTGTGATCACGAGTATTTTTCTGGCTACTGTTAATGAAATAAGGAAAATTATTTTCAGGGAGGCGGCGTAA
- a CDS encoding AtpZ/AtpI family protein → MEEDTKKLFKELWYYSSLSFSIALSVVIGLGIGYWLDTRVFHTQPWFTLVFLGFGVIAGYRNIYLALKRTRKM, encoded by the coding sequence ATGGAAGAAGATACTAAGAAACTGTTTAAAGAGTTATGGTATTACAGTAGCCTGAGTTTCTCCATTGCCCTGTCGGTTGTAATCGGACTAGGTATCGGGTACTGGCTCGACACGCGGGTATTTCATACTCAGCCATGGTTTACGCTTGTTTTTCTCGGCTTTGGCGTCATCGCTGGATATCGCAACATATACCTGGCCCTGAAAAGAACCCGTAAAATGTGA
- the hemL gene encoding glutamate-1-semialdehyde 2,1-aminomutase: MEKDVSERLFAKARKIIPGGVNSPVRACRSVGMDPLFIQRAQGSKVFDANGNAFIDYVGSWGPMILGHRHPEVISAIEGVLARGTSFGAPTDLEVELAEMVIDAIPSVEMVRMVNSGTEATISAIRLARGATGRDLIIKFDGCYHGHGDSFLVQAGSGVATLGIPGSPGVPEACVGNTISLPYNDQERLKEVCSEKAGAIAAVIVEPVAGNMGLVSPKPGFLETLRKLTKDQGIVLIFDEVMTGFRVAYGGAQTLYGIIPDLTCMGKVIGGGLPVGAYGGKSELMSKIAPEGPVYQAGTLSGNPVAMAAGIATLKCLQQPGFYETLESRSAMLEDGLKEAAGKAELPVVMNRVGSMLGLFFTDQPVSDFAEAQKSDVALFARYYKEMLELGIYLAPSQYEAAFVSSAHSEADIETTISAASKVFRGLRI; the protein is encoded by the coding sequence ATGGAAAAGGATGTATCTGAAAGACTCTTTGCCAAGGCCCGAAAAATCATCCCTGGTGGCGTTAACAGCCCTGTCCGTGCCTGCCGCTCGGTCGGTATGGACCCTCTGTTCATACAGCGAGCCCAGGGGTCCAAAGTATTTGACGCCAATGGCAATGCTTTCATAGACTACGTTGGCTCATGGGGCCCCATGATTTTGGGGCATCGACACCCAGAGGTAATATCGGCCATTGAGGGTGTCCTGGCGAGGGGGACCAGCTTTGGAGCGCCAACGGATCTTGAGGTGGAACTGGCCGAGATGGTGATTGACGCCATTCCATCAGTAGAGATGGTCCGGATGGTAAACTCCGGAACAGAGGCAACCATAAGCGCTATTCGCCTGGCAAGGGGGGCAACGGGTCGGGATCTCATTATCAAGTTTGACGGTTGCTACCATGGCCATGGTGACAGCTTCCTGGTGCAGGCAGGTTCCGGGGTGGCCACATTGGGCATTCCGGGAAGCCCGGGTGTTCCTGAGGCATGCGTTGGAAATACCATATCGCTGCCCTATAACGACCAAGAGCGACTAAAGGAGGTTTGTTCGGAAAAAGCCGGGGCCATTGCCGCCGTAATTGTGGAACCCGTTGCCGGCAACATGGGCCTTGTGTCGCCCAAACCCGGCTTCCTGGAAACCTTAAGGAAGCTTACCAAGGACCAGGGGATCGTCCTGATATTTGATGAGGTCATGACAGGTTTCCGCGTTGCTTATGGAGGCGCCCAGACCTTGTACGGCATCATTCCGGACCTTACCTGCATGGGCAAAGTCATAGGCGGCGGCCTCCCAGTGGGGGCCTACGGCGGAAAGTCGGAGCTTATGAGCAAGATCGCCCCTGAAGGGCCCGTTTATCAGGCTGGAACTCTTTCTGGCAACCCGGTGGCCATGGCAGCAGGTATTGCAACGCTAAAATGCTTACAGCAGCCCGGGTTTTACGAAACGCTGGAATCCAGGTCTGCCATGTTGGAAGATGGACTGAAAGAGGCTGCCGGCAAGGCGGAGCTGCCTGTGGTGATGAACAGGGTCGGCTCCATGCTCGGACTTTTTTTCACAGATCAGCCGGTTTCAGACTTTGCTGAGGCCCAAAAGAGTGATGTTGCCCTATTTGCCAGATATTACAAAGAGATGCTGGAACTGGGCATCTATCTGGCTCCTTCTCAATATGAGGCGGCATTCGTGTCGAGCGCTCACAGCGAGGCAGATATCGAGACGACTATCAGTGCCGCGAGCAAGGTTTTTAGGGGTTTGAGAATTTAA
- a CDS encoding YihY/virulence factor BrkB family protein, producing MIAKKIQFIKTDIWRVRLRDLPRIQSIWIRLLRIIILSVRGFDKDNCLFRASALTFYSLLSIVPVVAMAFGLAKGFGFERTLETQLFETFQGQEEVVLRVVTFARSLLENTKGGVIAGVGILLLFWAVIRVLGNIESSFNHIWGIKKPRSFTRKISDYLSAMIVCPILFIVSSTVTVLIKSQVSLVVQKIALLGAISPVIFFTLRLLPYGVIWVLFTFVYMFMPNTKIRLGSAIFAGVAAGTLYQIFQLVYLSFQIGVAKYNAIYGSFAALPLFLIWLQLSWMIVLFGAELCFAYQNEETYEFEQDCSVISYTFKKLLTLRVVHLVVKGFSEGGKSLLAVQIAGTLEIPIRLVREILNELVKSGVISEIYDNEKEEASFQPAQDINLFTVKYVIDRLEQHGSDNIPVAKSREIERLSECLRVFGEVIEKSPANMLLKEI from the coding sequence ATGATAGCCAAGAAGATACAATTCATTAAGACCGACATCTGGAGGGTCCGCTTAAGGGATCTTCCGCGGATACAATCGATCTGGATTAGACTGTTGAGGATCATCATACTGTCTGTGCGGGGATTTGACAAAGACAACTGCCTTTTCAGGGCGTCGGCCTTAACCTTTTATTCGTTGCTCTCCATTGTGCCAGTCGTGGCTATGGCCTTTGGCCTGGCTAAGGGGTTTGGATTTGAGAGAACCCTTGAAACACAACTCTTTGAGACATTCCAGGGTCAGGAAGAAGTTGTTCTTAGGGTGGTGACCTTTGCCCGTTCACTCCTTGAAAACACAAAAGGAGGCGTGATTGCCGGCGTGGGCATTCTGTTGCTCTTCTGGGCGGTTATCCGGGTCCTGGGAAACATCGAGAGTTCATTCAACCATATCTGGGGGATCAAGAAACCGAGAAGCTTTACAAGAAAGATAAGCGATTATCTTTCTGCTATGATTGTCTGTCCCATCCTGTTTATCGTGTCGAGTACGGTGACCGTGCTGATAAAGAGCCAGGTGAGTCTTGTGGTGCAGAAAATCGCCCTTCTGGGGGCCATCAGTCCCGTAATATTTTTCACCCTCCGATTGCTGCCCTACGGTGTGATTTGGGTCCTCTTCACCTTTGTCTACATGTTCATGCCTAATACAAAGATAAGGCTCGGATCAGCGATTTTTGCAGGTGTTGCGGCTGGTACACTGTATCAGATTTTCCAGTTAGTGTACCTTTCTTTTCAAATTGGCGTGGCCAAATATAATGCCATTTATGGAAGCTTTGCGGCGCTTCCCCTTTTCCTCATATGGCTCCAGCTTAGCTGGATGATCGTGCTCTTTGGGGCAGAGCTCTGTTTTGCTTATCAGAACGAAGAGACCTATGAGTTTGAGCAGGATTGTTCGGTCATAAGTTATACCTTCAAAAAACTCCTCACGTTAAGAGTCGTACATCTGGTGGTGAAAGGTTTTTCAGAAGGGGGCAAATCGTTATTGGCCGTCCAGATTGCAGGGACACTGGAAATTCCTATCCGCCTGGTCCGTGAGATATTGAATGAACTAGTGAAATCGGGGGTTATTTCTGAGATATATGACAACGAGAAAGAAGAGGCATCCTTTCAGCCTGCTCAGGACATTAACTTGTTTACTGTCAAATACGTCATTGATAGGCTGGAACAGCATGGCAGTGACAACATACCCGTTGCCAAGTCAAGGGAGATTGAGAGACTTTCTGAGTGCCTAAGGGTTTTTGGCGAGGTCATTGAGAAATCACCGGCAAATATGTTGCTAAAAGAAATATAA
- the gyrA gene encoding DNA gyrase subunit A produces the protein MSAPDRHIVEVNIENEMKRSYLDYAMSVIIGRALPDVRDGLKPVHRRILYAMHELKNDWNKAYKKSARVVGDVIGKYHPHGDTAVYDTIVRMAQDFSLRYPLVDGQGNFGSVDGDSAAAMRYTEIRFTRLAHEMLEDLDKETVDFTPNYDESLTEPSLLPAKIPNLLINGSSGIAVGMSTNIPPHNLTEVIDATVALIDNPEISCEGLMAHLPGPDFPTSGILYGRKGIKSAYETGRGIIRLRARVMIEKDRRTEFESIIVTEIPYQVNKARLIEKIAELVKDKRIEGVKYVRDESDREGMRIVVALKKDQISGVIINQLYAHTQMETSFGIILLAIVDRQPRLLSLKELISYFVEHRKEIVVRRTRFELIKAEARAHVLEGLKVALDHIDAVIAVIRSSKNPAEAKERLIADFDLSEVQSQAILDMRLQRLTGLERDKINEEYKETIKAIARYREILASERLVRGIIKQELEDLRKRYGDDRRTEIVAETEELTVEDMIVEEDMVVTISHAGYIKRNPVTLYNSQRRGGKGKTGMGMMKEEDFVDRLFVASTHDTFLFFTNLGRVYWRKVHELPQAGRMARGKAIVNLLSLDKGEKVATVLAVRSFAPGLTVLMATMGGTVKKTDLMAYSRPRSDGIIALNLVPGDELIAVRITDGTQNVFLGSAHGKSIRFHESNVRPMGRVSRGVRGMHIADGDYLVGMEVLTDGKTLMTITKNGYGKRTSIDEYPVYKRGGKGVITIKTTERNGLVMAIILVTDEDDLMLVSDRGKIIRMPVRDVSVIGRNTQGVRLFAMEPGERVASAARLAEKDV, from the coding sequence ATGAGCGCTCCTGACAGACATATTGTTGAAGTCAACATCGAAAATGAGATGAAGCGGTCCTATCTTGATTACGCTATGAGCGTCATAATCGGCCGCGCCCTGCCTGATGTTCGTGATGGCCTCAAGCCAGTCCACCGCCGGATACTTTATGCCATGCACGAGCTTAAGAACGACTGGAACAAGGCGTACAAGAAATCGGCTCGTGTTGTGGGGGATGTAATCGGCAAATACCATCCTCATGGTGACACGGCAGTTTACGACACCATCGTACGTATGGCCCAGGATTTCTCTTTGCGTTATCCCCTCGTTGATGGCCAGGGAAACTTCGGCTCCGTGGATGGTGATTCGGCTGCTGCCATGCGTTACACCGAAATCAGGTTCACGCGGCTGGCCCACGAGATGCTCGAGGACCTTGACAAGGAGACCGTTGATTTTACCCCCAACTACGACGAATCCCTCACGGAGCCTTCTCTTCTTCCAGCCAAAATCCCCAATCTTCTGATAAACGGTTCCTCCGGGATTGCAGTGGGCATGTCAACGAATATTCCACCGCACAACCTCACTGAAGTGATTGATGCCACGGTTGCCCTTATTGACAACCCGGAGATCTCCTGCGAAGGCCTCATGGCCCACCTGCCTGGTCCTGATTTTCCCACGTCAGGCATCCTTTACGGACGCAAAGGCATCAAGTCCGCTTATGAAACAGGAAGGGGCATTATCCGGCTCAGAGCCCGTGTGATGATAGAAAAGGATCGCAGGACCGAATTCGAAAGCATCATAGTCACCGAGATTCCCTACCAGGTTAACAAGGCCCGCTTGATTGAAAAGATCGCAGAACTGGTCAAAGACAAACGTATCGAAGGCGTCAAATATGTGCGCGACGAATCGGACAGGGAAGGAATGCGTATCGTTGTTGCCCTGAAAAAAGACCAGATTTCTGGGGTTATCATCAACCAGCTTTATGCCCACACTCAGATGGAGACTAGCTTTGGGATTATCCTCCTTGCCATTGTGGACAGACAACCCAGGCTCCTGAGCTTAAAAGAACTCATCAGCTATTTTGTCGAACATCGCAAAGAGATCGTAGTTCGCCGTACCCGCTTTGAGTTAATCAAGGCCGAGGCCAGGGCTCATGTCTTGGAGGGCCTCAAAGTAGCCCTGGATCACATTGACGCTGTCATTGCCGTGATTCGCTCATCAAAGAACCCAGCCGAGGCCAAGGAGCGTCTCATTGCGGATTTTGATCTTTCCGAGGTCCAGTCTCAGGCCATCCTGGACATGCGCCTGCAACGCTTGACAGGGCTCGAGCGAGACAAAATCAATGAAGAATACAAGGAGACCATCAAAGCTATTGCGCGATATCGTGAGATTCTGGCCAGCGAGCGGCTGGTTCGGGGTATCATCAAGCAAGAACTCGAAGATCTGCGAAAGCGCTACGGAGATGATCGCCGCACCGAGATCGTGGCGGAAACAGAGGAGCTCACGGTTGAAGACATGATTGTAGAAGAGGATATGGTAGTCACCATATCTCATGCCGGCTACATAAAGAGAAATCCGGTGACTCTCTACAACAGCCAGCGGCGAGGGGGCAAGGGCAAAACAGGCATGGGTATGATGAAGGAAGAAGACTTTGTGGACCGTCTCTTTGTCGCCTCCACACACGACACATTCTTGTTTTTCACGAACCTGGGACGCGTCTACTGGCGTAAGGTTCACGAGCTGCCGCAAGCAGGCCGGATGGCACGGGGCAAGGCTATTGTCAATCTCCTATCACTTGACAAGGGAGAAAAGGTTGCCACGGTCCTTGCAGTGCGATCCTTTGCCCCCGGATTAACCGTCCTCATGGCCACAATGGGTGGCACGGTGAAAAAGACGGATCTAATGGCATACAGCCGTCCCAGGTCAGACGGCATCATTGCCTTAAATCTTGTCCCGGGTGATGAACTCATTGCCGTGCGCATCACGGACGGCACACAAAACGTCTTCCTCGGATCCGCGCACGGCAAGTCCATCCGCTTTCATGAATCGAATGTACGACCCATGGGTCGGGTCAGCCGGGGAGTACGGGGAATGCACATTGCTGATGGGGATTATCTGGTGGGCATGGAGGTACTCACAGACGGAAAGACGCTTATGACTATCACAAAAAACGGCTACGGCAAACGAACCTCCATCGACGAATACCCCGTATACAAAAGGGGTGGCAAAGGGGTGATCACCATTAAAACCACGGAACGAAACGGCCTGGTGATGGCCATCATTCTGGTAACCGATGAAGATGATCTAATGCTGGTAAGCGATCGCGGCAAGATCATCCGAATGCCGGTAAGAGACGTTTCAGTCATTGGGCGCAATACGCAAGGCGTGCGATTGTTCGCCATGGAGCCGGGAGAACGCGTGGCCAGCGCTGCCCGTCTTGCGGAAAAGGATGTGTGA